Proteins found in one Campylobacter lari genomic segment:
- a CDS encoding transporter substrate-binding domain-containing protein, producing the protein MKKLYVVLALFSLLILGACSKQANSQNEVLKVGIEASYPPYEFMQDGKLSGFDVDVIEELSRRANFKIEFVNMSYDALIPALMGKKIDLIISSMGITSQRAQNVDFSISYFKDKNVYLKHKDSGFLQKDDLKSKNICVLLGSIQENAAKQILNAKVVANENMLNCFLSLDAKKTDAVVTDKASAMNFLKQYPNINAFYEEDDGSEGFGIAFRKNEFKDLISKVNQHLEEMKKDGTLEKFLVKYNLKD; encoded by the coding sequence ATGAAAAAATTATATGTTGTTTTAGCGTTATTTAGTTTATTAATTTTAGGTGCTTGCTCAAAACAAGCTAATAGTCAAAATGAAGTTTTAAAAGTTGGAATAGAAGCAAGCTATCCTCCGTATGAATTTATGCAGGATGGAAAACTTAGTGGTTTTGATGTAGATGTCATTGAAGAGCTTTCAAGAAGAGCCAATTTTAAAATAGAGTTTGTTAATATGAGTTATGATGCGCTCATTCCAGCTTTAATGGGTAAAAAAATCGATCTTATTATTTCTTCTATGGGAATTACTTCTCAAAGAGCACAAAATGTGGATTTTAGTATTTCTTATTTTAAAGATAAAAATGTGTATTTAAAGCATAAAGATAGTGGTTTTTTGCAAAAAGATGATTTGAAATCAAAAAATATTTGCGTATTGCTGGGTTCTATTCAAGAAAACGCAGCAAAACAGATTTTAAATGCAAAAGTAGTAGCTAATGAGAATATGTTGAATTGCTTTTTAAGTTTAGATGCTAAAAAAACTGATGCTGTAGTAACTGATAAAGCTAGTGCAATGAATTTTTTGAAACAATATCCCAACATAAATGCTTTTTATGAAGAAGATGATGGAAGTGAAGGTTTTGGTATAGCATTTAGAAAAAATGAATTTAAAGACTTAATCTCTAAGGTTAATCAACATTTAGAAGAAATGAAAAAAGATGGTACTTTAGAAAAATTTTTAGTTAAGTATAACTTAAAGGATTAA
- a CDS encoding amino acid ABC transporter, permease/substrate-binding lipoprotein has product MKKILYVVLALFGILALGACSSDKSQASASGEKVYKVGIAANYPPFDFIKDAKITGFDVDLLEEIAKRENLKLEWVNMSFDGLIPALKAGKIDMIASAMSSTPQRLTSMDFSDTYFNTKNLYLKLKTDSSISDKQSLEGKKIGVQLGTIQESAAKAIPNAQVVASEEMLAAILALKAGKVDAVLTDKDIGKGYLKTNEELEAFLEENDGSSGFCVAFDKGKQTELVQKINAGLEKVKADGTYQKIVEKYDLQ; this is encoded by the coding sequence ATGAAAAAAATATTATATGTTGTTTTAGCGTTATTTGGTATATTAGCTTTAGGTGCTTGCTCAAGCGATAAAAGTCAAGCTAGTGCTTCTGGTGAAAAGGTTTATAAAGTAGGTATAGCTGCAAATTATCCTCCTTTTGATTTTATTAAAGATGCAAAAATTACCGGCTTTGATGTTGATTTATTAGAAGAGATAGCAAAAAGAGAAAATTTAAAACTTGAATGGGTAAATATGAGTTTTGATGGTTTAATCCCTGCTTTAAAAGCTGGAAAGATTGACATGATAGCTTCTGCTATGAGCTCAACACCACAAAGATTAACAAGTATGGATTTTAGTGATACTTATTTTAATACTAAAAATTTATATTTAAAATTAAAAACAGACTCTAGTATTAGCGATAAGCAAAGTTTAGAAGGTAAAAAAATAGGTGTTCAACTTGGAACTATTCAAGAAAGTGCTGCTAAGGCTATTCCAAATGCTCAGGTAGTTGCAAGTGAAGAAATGTTAGCGGCAATTTTAGCTTTAAAAGCTGGCAAAGTAGATGCAGTTTTAACAGATAAAGATATTGGTAAAGGTTATTTAAAAACTAATGAAGAATTAGAAGCATTTTTAGAAGAAAATGATGGAAGTTCAGGTTTTTGTGTAGCTTTTGATAAAGGAAAACAAACTGAGCTTGTTCAAAAAATCAATGCAGGTTTAGAAAAAGTTAAAGCTGATGGCACTTACCAAAAAATCGTAGAAAAATACGATTTGCAATAA
- a CDS encoding aminotransferase class V-fold PLP-dependent enzyme, with translation MDIETLKKDIILKKGIYYFDFTASALALKSIEKEIKKILTTYANTHSDSSLNSFITQQHYENARINLKKYLELDDSFALIACGSGSSAAIKKFQELLGLYIPPLIKEKYFKNTDKNILPLVIVGPYEHHSNELSFREALCECVRIPLEKNGELDYVFLEELLKKSKNRQIIASFNAASNVTGILSDYKKIYTLIKRYNGIVAFDISTLAPYANLDSKFYDAVFISSHKLLGGVGSCGLLAIKKSLCGNTPSFAAGGTVGYVSRTSQQYLCEVENLEEGGTPGIIQLIRASLAFKVRNEIGLKNIEKKEKELCEYFFKQCANFPKMILYAKNITHRLPIFAFNIEGISPFDLAYKLSKTYKIETRAGCACAGPYGHDLLNLKDNQELKSKPGWLRVGFHYTHTKEDIEFFFKALKASIKALS, from the coding sequence TTGGATATTGAAACATTAAAAAAAGATATTATTTTAAAAAAAGGAATATATTATTTTGATTTTACGGCTAGTGCTTTAGCGTTAAAAAGCATAGAAAAGGAAATTAAAAAAATTCTTACTACCTATGCAAATACACATTCAGATAGCTCTTTAAATTCTTTCATTACACAACAACATTATGAAAATGCAAGAATAAATTTAAAAAAATACCTTGAATTAGATGATAGTTTTGCTCTTATAGCTTGCGGGAGTGGATCTTCAGCTGCTATTAAAAAATTTCAAGAACTATTAGGTTTGTACATACCCCCGCTTATTAAAGAAAAATATTTTAAAAATACAGATAAAAATATCTTGCCTTTGGTTATAGTAGGGCCTTATGAACACCATTCTAATGAGCTTTCATTTAGAGAGGCTTTGTGTGAATGTGTTCGCATACCCTTAGAAAAAAATGGCGAGCTAGATTATGTTTTTTTGGAAGAATTATTAAAAAAATCTAAAAACAGACAAATCATAGCAAGCTTTAACGCAGCTTCTAATGTTACTGGAATTTTAAGTGATTATAAAAAAATCTACACTTTAATCAAGCGATATAATGGAATAGTTGCTTTTGATATTTCCACCTTAGCTCCTTATGCTAATTTAGATTCTAAATTTTATGATGCGGTGTTTATCAGCTCTCATAAGTTACTCGGAGGTGTAGGATCTTGTGGTTTACTTGCTATTAAAAAAAGTCTATGTGGTAATACTCCTAGCTTTGCTGCAGGTGGAACCGTAGGCTATGTTTCAAGAACCTCTCAGCAATACTTGTGCGAAGTTGAAAATTTAGAAGAAGGTGGTACACCTGGAATTATTCAACTAATTAGAGCAAGTTTAGCTTTTAAAGTACGTAATGAAATAGGTTTAAAAAATATAGAAAAAAAAGAAAAAGAACTTTGTGAATATTTTTTCAAGCAATGTGCAAATTTTCCAAAAATGATCTTATATGCAAAAAATATCACTCATAGATTACCTATTTTTGCTTTTAATATAGAAGGAATTTCTCCTTTTGATTTAGCTTATAAATTAAGCAAAACCTATAAGATAGAAACAAGAGCAGGTTGTGCTTGCGCAGGACCTTATGGGCATGATTTGCTCAATCTAAAAGACAATCAAGAATTAAAATCTAAACCAGGTTGGCTAAGAGTGGGTTTTCATTATACACATACAAAGGAAGATATAGAGTTTTTTTTTAAAGCCTTGAAAGCAAGTATCAAGGCTTTAAGTTAA
- a CDS encoding DUF234 domain-containing protein yields the protein MTIKFSEFSKHCDSLELKSIFDFYSVFDEFEFDLKLSLYDNILNVFVSNAFDILANLNLDENSLKALSVLSKNDRKRYSINKSIPHFQALGLINKLLERNILILEKSQEKPIIKNKRQKIKKELRSYSIQDKVVFKNQGLRFFFYFIYPNLNLVAMKKYNELIEIIQENLEKYQSFTFELLCKEFLAKKLKVNQVYSFWNYHHEIDLYYQENNFCVLGEVKFKERKICKNILNTLKNKAKQLQIQPNLYVLFSKQGFSKELVLNKERNLLLYTLDDFDFLIKD from the coding sequence ATGACTATAAAATTTAGTGAATTTTCAAAGCATTGTGATTCTTTAGAGCTTAAAAGTATTTTTGATTTTTATAGTGTTTTTGATGAATTTGAATTTGATTTGAAATTAAGTTTGTATGATAATATTTTAAATGTTTTTGTTTCAAATGCTTTTGATATTTTAGCTAATTTAAATTTAGATGAAAATAGCTTAAAAGCTTTAAGTGTTTTGAGTAAAAATGATAGAAAACGCTATTCTATTAATAAATCTATTCCGCATTTTCAAGCACTAGGACTTATTAATAAGCTTTTAGAAAGAAATATTTTGATTTTAGAAAAAAGTCAAGAAAAACCTATTATAAAAAATAAAAGACAAAAAATTAAAAAAGAATTGCGCTCATACAGTATTCAAGATAAGGTTGTTTTTAAAAACCAAGGATTAAGATTTTTCTTTTATTTTATATATCCTAACTTAAACCTAGTTGCGATGAAAAAATATAATGAGCTAATAGAAATAATCCAAGAAAATTTAGAAAAATATCAAAGCTTTACTTTTGAGCTTTTGTGCAAAGAATTTTTAGCCAAAAAGCTTAAAGTGAATCAAGTATATAGTTTTTGGAATTATCACCATGAAATAGATTTGTACTATCAAGAAAATAATTTTTGTGTTTTAGGTGAGGTTAAATTTAAAGAAAGAAAAATATGTAAAAATATTTTAAATACTTTAAAAAATAAAGCAAAGCAGTTGCAAATCCAACCTAATTTATATGTGCTTTTCTCAAAGCAAGGTTTTAGCAAAGAACTTGTATTAAATAAAGAGCGTAATTTGCTTTTATATACTTTAGATGATTTTGATTTTTTGATTAAGGATTAA
- a CDS encoding fla regulon two-component system sensor histidine kinase FlgS: protein MDENILKSLDSSEKENLQQGLKALIEQTYVIENEYKQLNENYTALRQMVSEIIEVLPMALWILDANKNIILQNNLATQKPELLECIDLDKTHYELEFDHKFYLIKITSHTDKLIVNATDISDEKRNERLASMGTVAAHLAHEIRNPIGSISLLSSTLFERSELKNKHIVLEIQKAISRVERIVNSTLLFTKGVHVNLNEFNLKELQDECEQAVGTYNYLANIDFKFEFLDLKINADKSLLALVLQNLLYNAIDAIEESEKDDGCIKVKCEQKEDRVFIKVYDNGVSIKDKKMVFEAFKTTKLKGNGLGLSLSKQIIDAHNGVLGFDENPKCFFIELKI, encoded by the coding sequence ATGGATGAAAATATTTTAAAAAGTTTAGATTCTAGTGAAAAAGAAAACTTACAACAAGGTTTAAAAGCACTAATAGAACAAACCTATGTTATAGAAAATGAATATAAGCAACTTAATGAAAACTACACGGCATTAAGACAAATGGTAAGTGAGATTATAGAGGTTTTACCTATGGCTTTGTGGATTTTAGATGCAAATAAAAATATCATTTTACAAAATAACTTAGCTACGCAAAAACCAGAACTTTTAGAGTGTATTGATCTTGATAAAACACATTATGAGCTTGAGTTTGATCATAAATTTTATTTAATCAAAATCACTTCTCACACTGATAAACTTATAGTAAATGCAACAGATATTAGTGATGAAAAAAGAAATGAAAGATTAGCCAGTATGGGAACAGTTGCTGCACACTTAGCACATGAAATACGCAATCCTATCGGCTCTATTTCTTTATTAAGCTCTACTTTGTTTGAGAGAAGTGAGTTAAAAAACAAGCATATAGTTTTAGAAATTCAAAAAGCAATTTCAAGAGTAGAGCGTATTGTAAATTCTACCTTGCTTTTTACAAAAGGTGTGCATGTTAATTTAAATGAGTTTAATTTAAAAGAATTACAAGATGAATGCGAGCAGGCTGTTGGAACTTATAATTATCTAGCTAATATTGATTTTAAATTTGAATTTTTGGATTTAAAAATCAATGCAGATAAATCTTTGCTTGCTTTGGTTTTGCAAAATTTACTTTATAATGCCATAGATGCTATTGAAGAAAGTGAAAAAGATGATGGTTGTATAAAGGTTAAGTGCGAGCAAAAAGAAGATAGAGTTTTTATCAAAGTTTATGATAATGGAGTAAGTATTAAAGATAAGAAAATGGTTTTTGAAGCTTTTAAAACAACTAAGTTAAAAGGTAATGGTCTAGGGCTTTCTTTATCAAAACAAATTATTGATGCACATAATGGAGTTTTAGGTTTTGATGAAAATCCAAAATGTTTTTTTATAGAGCTTAAAATTTAA
- a CDS encoding tRNA (cytidine(34)-2'-O)-methyltransferase, with the protein MFHIVLVEPRIPQNTGSIGRMCFNAGFALHIINPLFSIDEKAVRRAGLDYWKKLNPLLWDSLEDFLKEYEKFQDRFFFATTKTTQAYFDVNYQKGDFLFFGSESFGLPMDLMQKKWENAITIPMKDCGRSLNLATSVGIVSYEALRQNFASFEKF; encoded by the coding sequence ATGTTTCATATAGTCTTGGTCGAGCCTCGCATACCACAAAATACAGGAAGTATAGGTAGAATGTGTTTTAATGCAGGATTTGCTTTGCATATTATTAATCCACTTTTTAGTATTGATGAAAAGGCGGTTAGAAGAGCAGGGCTTGATTATTGGAAAAAATTAAATCCTTTATTATGGGATAGTTTAGAAGATTTTTTAAAAGAGTATGAAAAATTTCAAGATAGATTTTTCTTTGCGACAACTAAAACTACTCAAGCTTATTTTGACGTAAATTATCAAAAAGGTGATTTTTTGTTTTTTGGTAGTGAGAGTTTTGGTTTGCCTATGGATTTAATGCAAAAAAAATGGGAAAATGCTATTACTATACCGATGAAAGATTGTGGTAGAAGTTTAAATTTAGCTACAAGTGTAGGTATAGTGAGTTATGAGGCTTTGAGGCAAAATTTTGCCTCTTTTGAAAAATTTTAA
- a CDS encoding amino acid ABC transporter ATP-binding protein, which yields MIKIENLIKKYGDLEVLKDISVEVHKGDIIAIIGPSGGGKSTFLRCLNKLETPDSGNIYINNINILDKKTDINKIRQKVSMVFQHFNLFNNKNVLENLCLAPVQTKIMSKDEAVKKARELLKKVGLSDKESYFPHKLSGGQKQRIAIARSLMMNPDVILFDEPTSALDPEMIGEVLNIMKEVAKEGLTMLVVTHEIGFARNVANRIFFMDKGIIAVDECPKIAFENPKNERLKEFLNQVLNH from the coding sequence ATGATTAAAATAGAAAATTTGATTAAAAAATACGGAGATTTAGAAGTCTTAAAAGATATTAGTGTTGAAGTGCACAAAGGCGATATTATTGCTATTATAGGGCCTAGTGGGGGTGGAAAAAGTACTTTTTTACGCTGTTTAAATAAACTTGAAACACCAGATAGTGGTAATATTTATATCAATAACATTAATATACTTGATAAAAAAACAGATATCAATAAAATTCGTCAAAAAGTAAGCATGGTATTTCAACATTTTAATCTTTTTAATAATAAAAATGTTTTAGAAAATTTATGCTTAGCACCAGTACAAACTAAAATCATGAGTAAAGATGAAGCAGTAAAAAAAGCGCGAGAACTACTCAAAAAAGTTGGCTTAAGCGATAAAGAAAGCTATTTTCCTCACAAGCTTTCAGGTGGACAAAAACAGCGTATTGCTATAGCAAGATCATTGATGATGAATCCTGATGTAATTTTATTTGATGAACCAACTTCGGCTCTTGATCCTGAAATGATAGGTGAGGTTTTAAACATCATGAAAGAGGTGGCTAAAGAAGGTCTAACCATGCTTGTAGTTACACATGAAATAGGATTTGCAAGAAATGTAGCCAATCGAATTTTCTTTATGGATAAAGGCATTATAGCAGTAGATGAATGTCCTAAAATAGCCTTTGAAAACCCAAAAAATGAAAGATTGAAAGAATTTTTAAATCAAGTTTTAAATCATTAA
- a CDS encoding amino acid ABC transporter permease: MKQNTMKIFVFFAIIVFWAYFSFPIEILQVKDQNGLATGEYAYTIEAKAYVHSYFTTLGLTVGGILIGIVLGFFLAFLRFLEIQSLNFIIDEYIDIIRGTPLLLQLLIFSVVIFATWSDNFYVAIIALGLNSSAYVAEIVRSGIQSVDKGQMEAARAMGLNYSASMRLIIFPQAIKNILPSLMNEFISLFKETSIVGYISVMDITMQSKSLQAIYYNPKPIIFTGLVYYVSVKILTLIARFIEVRLNKHD; this comes from the coding sequence TTGAAACAAAATACGATGAAAATTTTTGTATTTTTTGCCATTATTGTTTTTTGGGCTTATTTTTCATTTCCTATTGAAATTTTACAAGTCAAAGATCAAAATGGTTTAGCCACAGGTGAATATGCTTATACCATAGAAGCTAAAGCTTATGTTCATAGTTATTTCACAACACTTGGTTTAACAGTGGGTGGAATTTTAATAGGCATTGTGCTTGGTTTTTTTCTAGCATTTTTAAGATTTTTAGAAATCCAAAGTTTAAATTTTATTATAGATGAATACATAGACATTATACGCGGAACTCCTTTGCTTTTACAACTTTTGATTTTTTCAGTAGTGATTTTTGCTACTTGGAGTGATAATTTTTATGTGGCTATTATCGCGCTTGGACTTAATAGTTCTGCTTATGTAGCTGAAATCGTAAGAAGTGGAATTCAAAGTGTAGACAAAGGTCAAATGGAAGCAGCAAGAGCAATGGGGCTTAATTATTCTGCTTCTATGAGACTAATCATCTTCCCACAAGCAATTAAAAACATTTTACCTTCTTTAATGAATGAATTTATTTCCTTATTTAAAGAAACTTCAATAGTAGGTTATATTAGTGTTATGGATATTACCATGCAAAGTAAAAGCTTGCAAGCAATTTATTATAATCCTAAACCTATTATTTTTACAGGACTTGTGTATTATGTAAGTGTTAAAATTTTAACACTTATTGCAAGATTCATAGAAGTGAGATTAAATAAACATGATTAA
- a CDS encoding alanine/glycine:cation symporter family protein: MDFISQFVAFVNNQYYSILVILLIVTGFYYSYLTGFVQFRMLPYVFDILTEKQEKHEKHHITPFQALMISTASRVGIGNIAGIAVAVVLGGPGALFWMWAMAFFGGASAFAESTLAQVYKSRDGKSFKGGPAYYISKALNLKWLGAIFAVILIITYAYGFNGLQSQTMTSAFEFYYKGMVDASEVSFAQSWWPIVIGAILAVFAAYMFFGDHTKIGKVSSVIVPIMAMIYVGLSIIAMFMNFDKIPEVFSMIFKSAFDFEAIFGGFAGSALVIGIKRGLFSNEAGMGSAPNAAASALTTHPAKQGVIQAFSVLIDVIICTSSGFLVLFSLAYANNIGVDGKPILTALPLVQESMKEYYGNLGVHFTTVSIVLFAITSLIGNYYYAQANIKYLTQNPIIINLFKASAVLMIFIGANMDLKFAWDLADTTMAFMATINIISILLLGGIVKKVLKDFSEQKRQGRDPVFSASKLGIKNAECWD; the protein is encoded by the coding sequence ATGGATTTTATATCCCAATTTGTTGCCTTTGTGAATAATCAGTATTATTCTATTTTAGTAATTTTACTTATTGTCACAGGGTTTTATTATAGTTATTTGACCGGTTTTGTGCAATTTCGAATGCTTCCTTATGTGTTTGATATCTTAACAGAAAAACAAGAAAAGCATGAAAAACACCATATTACTCCTTTTCAAGCTTTGATGATTTCAACAGCTTCAAGAGTTGGCATAGGAAATATCGCAGGTATTGCGGTAGCTGTTGTTTTGGGTGGACCAGGTGCTTTATTTTGGATGTGGGCTATGGCGTTTTTTGGTGGTGCATCAGCTTTTGCAGAAAGTACTTTAGCACAAGTTTATAAAAGCCGTGATGGTAAAAGTTTTAAAGGTGGTCCTGCTTATTATATTAGTAAAGCCTTAAATTTAAAATGGCTTGGAGCTATATTTGCGGTGATTTTAATCATTACTTATGCTTATGGATTTAATGGTCTTCAAAGTCAAACTATGACTTCAGCATTTGAGTTTTACTATAAAGGCATGGTTGATGCTAGCGAAGTGAGTTTTGCTCAAAGTTGGTGGCCTATTGTAATAGGAGCAATTTTAGCTGTTTTTGCTGCTTATATGTTTTTTGGTGATCATACTAAAATAGGTAAAGTAAGTTCGGTTATCGTTCCTATTATGGCGATGATTTATGTGGGTTTATCTATCATAGCAATGTTTATGAATTTTGATAAAATTCCTGAAGTGTTTTCTATGATTTTTAAAAGTGCTTTTGATTTTGAAGCTATTTTTGGCGGATTTGCAGGTTCTGCTTTGGTTATAGGTATAAAAAGAGGATTGTTTTCTAATGAAGCGGGTATGGGTTCAGCGCCAAATGCAGCAGCTTCAGCTCTTACAACTCACCCTGCAAAACAAGGGGTTATTCAGGCATTTTCTGTATTAATCGATGTGATTATTTGTACAAGTTCGGGATTTTTAGTGTTATTTTCACTTGCTTATGCAAATAATATCGGCGTAGATGGTAAGCCTATTTTAACAGCACTGCCTTTGGTGCAAGAATCCATGAAAGAATATTATGGAAATTTAGGTGTGCATTTTACTACTGTTAGTATAGTTTTATTTGCTATTACTTCTTTGATAGGAAATTATTATTATGCTCAAGCAAATATTAAATACCTTACTCAAAATCCTATTATTATTAATCTTTTTAAAGCAAGCGCCGTGCTTATGATTTTTATTGGTGCAAATATGGATTTAAAATTTGCATGGGATTTGGCTGATACTACTATGGCTTTTATGGCTACGATTAATATCATTTCTATTTTATTACTTGGTGGTATAGTGAAAAAGGTATTAAAAGACTTTAGCGAACAAAAAAGACAAGGTAGAGATCCGGTATTTAGTGCTTCAAAGCTTGGTATTAAAAACGCAGAGTGTTGGGACTAA
- the glyS gene encoding glycine--tRNA ligase subunit beta: MKLLIEIGTEELPAIPLLKELPNISKKWEKILQEYHLESEFKFFYTPRRLVFIHENFKEKQDDSFVEFIGAPKAIAYKDGKLTQAGLSFLEKSGLKEEELEFKEIKGKEVLYCQKQVQGLQSKVVLAQMIEAFLKSLSFGKTMRWGDGRFEFIRAIRSLCCVLNDELIEFENYGVKSAKSTFVHRSVSYDLIPFESIDEYFKTLEQNYIILDQEQRKKLIIEQLKTLEKENDITIAEDDELLAEVVAITEYPKALLGHFEKEYLEIPSEVIITSMRENQRYFAVFKNNTLSNHFIVVSNAVCENYSKIINGNERVLRARLSDAMFFWKNDLAQGLNNDKINQMVYLEGLGTLKDKIIREQKIATKFCEVFANTQKDEILKAIEYSKADLSTQMVYEFTDLQGIMGSYYAKAMGMSDELALAIKEQYLPNGDNSAMPSNEFSSIVALAYKFDTLMGLFSMGKIPSGTKDPYALRRAANGVLKIILALNKNFDLKIFLEAIASEYKSFDLKILLDFILERLYTFYEVNASFVKAVLSSKTYDIIYIDSCMKALIQSANKADFSQNFATFKRLANIAVLSEAQVNENLFNTQEEKDLYQVFMQCKTKENNTQELLESLFALKPQIDAFFDKVMINDKDENIKNNRQALVCAIYREFLKIADIKELSV; this comes from the coding sequence ATGAAATTGTTAATAGAAATAGGCACAGAAGAACTTCCTGCTATTCCTTTATTAAAAGAACTTCCAAATATTAGTAAAAAATGGGAAAAGATTTTACAAGAGTATCATTTAGAATCTGAATTTAAATTTTTCTATACCCCTAGAAGATTAGTTTTTATCCATGAAAATTTTAAAGAAAAACAAGATGATTCTTTTGTGGAATTTATAGGCGCACCTAAGGCGATAGCTTATAAAGATGGAAAGCTTACTCAAGCAGGACTTAGCTTTTTAGAAAAAAGTGGTTTAAAAGAAGAAGAGCTTGAATTTAAAGAAATCAAAGGCAAAGAAGTCTTGTATTGTCAAAAACAAGTGCAAGGCTTACAAAGTAAAGTAGTTTTAGCTCAAATGATTGAAGCTTTCTTGAAAAGCTTGAGTTTTGGTAAAACTATGAGATGGGGCGATGGTAGATTTGAATTTATCAGAGCTATTCGCTCGCTTTGTTGTGTATTAAATGATGAGTTGATTGAGTTTGAAAACTATGGTGTTAAAAGTGCAAAAAGTACTTTTGTGCATAGAAGTGTTAGTTATGATTTGATACCTTTTGAAAGCATTGATGAGTATTTTAAAACTCTTGAGCAAAATTATATTATTTTAGATCAAGAACAAAGAAAAAAACTTATCATTGAACAGTTAAAGACACTTGAAAAAGAAAATGATATTACTATTGCAGAAGATGATGAACTTTTGGCTGAAGTTGTAGCTATTACAGAGTATCCAAAGGCATTATTAGGGCATTTTGAAAAAGAGTATTTAGAAATCCCAAGTGAGGTAATCATCACTTCCATGAGAGAAAACCAACGCTATTTTGCAGTATTTAAAAACAATACTTTAAGCAATCATTTTATTGTAGTTTCTAATGCAGTTTGTGAGAATTATTCTAAAATCATTAATGGAAATGAAAGGGTTTTAAGAGCAAGATTAAGTGATGCGATGTTTTTTTGGAAAAATGACTTAGCGCAGGGCTTAAATAATGATAAAATAAACCAAATGGTCTATCTTGAAGGACTTGGAACCTTAAAAGATAAAATTATTAGAGAACAAAAAATCGCTACTAAGTTTTGTGAGGTTTTTGCTAATACTCAAAAAGATGAAATTTTAAAAGCCATAGAATACTCAAAAGCTGATCTAAGTACTCAAATGGTGTATGAATTTACTGATCTTCAAGGTATTATGGGATCTTATTATGCTAAGGCTATGGGTATGAGCGATGAGCTTGCTTTAGCAATTAAAGAACAATACCTTCCAAATGGTGATAATTCAGCTATGCCAAGTAATGAATTTAGCTCTATTGTAGCTTTAGCTTATAAATTTGATACGCTTATGGGACTTTTTTCAATGGGGAAAATCCCAAGTGGTACAAAAGATCCTTATGCTTTAAGAAGAGCAGCAAATGGTGTTTTAAAAATTATCCTAGCTTTAAATAAAAATTTTGATCTTAAGATATTTTTAGAAGCAATAGCTAGTGAATATAAAAGCTTTGATTTGAAAATTTTATTAGATTTTATCTTAGAGCGTTTATATACTTTTTATGAAGTAAATGCTTCTTTTGTTAAAGCTGTGCTTAGCTCTAAAACTTATGATATTATTTATATTGATTCTTGTATGAAAGCTTTGATTCAAAGCGCAAATAAGGCAGATTTTAGTCAAAATTTTGCTACTTTTAAGCGTTTAGCAAATATTGCAGTATTGAGTGAAGCTCAAGTTAATGAAAATTTGTTTAACACTCAAGAGGAAAAAGATTTATATCAAGTTTTTATGCAGTGTAAAACAAAAGAAAACAATACCCAAGAGCTTTTAGAAAGCCTTTTTGCGCTAAAACCACAAATTGATGCTTTTTTTGATAAAGTAATGATTAATGATAAAGATGAAAATATTAAAAACAATCGCCAAGCTTTAGTATGTGCAATTTATCGTGAGTTTTTAAAAATAGCTGATATTAAAGAGCTTAGTGTATGA